The Deinococcus cellulosilyticus NBRC 106333 = KACC 11606 genome segment AATTCAAATTTTGTGCTATCTTTAGCCCGCAGCGTCAAACGCTGGATATTACGTCAAGGAGTACATCTCATGGCTGAAAAAATCGCCAAAACCCAACTGATCGACATCATCGCCAGCAAGACCAAGCTCAGCAAAAAAGACGCAGGCGAAGCGATTTCCGTTGCCCTGGACGCCATTGTTGAATCCCTCAAAGAAGGCAAGAGTGTCGGTCTGCCCGGCCTCGGCACCCTGAGCGTCACCAACACCAAAGAGCGCCAGGGCGTGCGTCCCGGCACCAAAGAGCGCATCACCATCCCCTCCGGGAAGAAGATCCGCTTCAAAGTCGCCACCACCCTCAAAGACGAACTCTGAAATTCAGGGTTGAAGGAGACGGGAGAGATCCCGTCTTTTTTTGGTTTATTGCTGAGAGCTGAGAGCTGAGAGCATACGGTGCCATGGCCAAAGCTGGATGTCAACCACCAGAGCGCTGTAGCAAATGCTTTTTAGACTTGCCCTCGGCCCTCGGCTCTTCTTGACCCGAAAACGTGCTTGCGGGGCGGCGTTCTTGCTCCTACTGCGCGGTCCAAAGCGGTTTGGACCGCTGGAGCGCCGCGTCGCACTGGTCGCTCGGCCTATAGTAAAATACCCGGAATGACCGCTCCTGTTCTTTCCTGCATCCGTCCTGCCAACCCTCCCACCGGAGAGCACGTGTACCTGTATTGCGATGGGGCCTGTGACACCCAGGCCGGACACGGAGGCTGGGCCTGCATCCTCAAGTATGGCAACAAGGAAATGGAGCTGAAGGGCCATTCCAGTGAGACCACCAACAATCGCATGGAATTGACTGCACTGCTTGAAGGCCTCAGGGTGCTCAAGCGCCCCTGTGTGGTGATGGTGGTGACGGACAGCCAGTATTTGCGCAATGCTTTCACCCAGAAGTGGGTCCTGAACTGGCAGAGAAACGGATGGAAAACGGCCAGCAAAGAACCCGTGAAGAACCAGGACCTCTGGGAGGAATTGATCGCCCTGGCAAAAGTCCATGATCTGAAGTTCGTCTGGGTGAAGGGTCACTCTGGACACGAGTACAACGAGCGTGTGGACAAACTGGCTGTGGAGGAGCGCCTGAAGCTCCGGGTGAAGTGAAGGTCAAATCACCTGAATTTACTGCTCGACTTTGACCCCGAGTTTGAACAGGTCGTAGTCCATCACGAAGTTGTGAACCATCAGGTCAAGCTGGTTGCGAACCACCCGGAATGCATTGAGCTGGTCTTCGATGGACGCATGCTGTTGAGGCTTTGCAACGTTCCAGTCCAGACGGGTGCTGACCCCGGGAAAGATGGGGGCATCCTCTCCCTCATCTGTGAGGGTGATCAGGTGGTTGAAGGTGATGCCCAGGTAATCCCTGAGGTATTTGGGGGTCTGTCCCTGCATTTGAACACCCAGTTCCTGCAAAACGCTGCGGGTGTGTGGGTGGATGGTTCCAGCCTCCAGACCTGCACTGAAAACCTCGAAGCGGTCTCCTGCATGGTGTTTCAGCAGGGCTTCTGCCAACTGGGTGCGGGTGGTGTTGCTGCCTGACATGAATAGAACGCTGGGTCTGAAGACTCTCACGGGTCTCTTTTACCAGCGTTTGATCATGGGTGGGTCAGGGTTGTGTCAGCTTGTGTGAAGCGTGTGAGGCGGGTTGTCAGCCCGAAACAAAAATCACCTGACCATCTGTGCTGCCCTGCAAGGTGGGTACAATGGTGCTTTCACTGATGCGGGCACAAAAACGGATGTCCTCTCCCAGGCCCTTGCTTTCCAGGCTCATGCCTCCAGAGCTGCTCGATAAGGGTTCGATGGGGTCTCCCACCTGTCTGCGCAGGGTCAGGGCAATGCGGGCACCGTCGTTGAGGGTGAATTCGCCCATGGCCAGCAGGTACTCACACAACACCCCTGCGGTGTAGGTGTCATCCAGGGAGGCGCGACCCCGTTCGCCTGAGCACACAATGGCGATTTCTTCCACAGCGAGGCTCTTGGCTTTGCGGGCGGCAGCGTGGGCATTGCGCAGGGCTCCGAGCAGCACGTGCTTGGCGCTCTCAGAGGCCACCCGGGCAGCGTAAGTGCCGTTGGTGGTGTTCATGACCACGGTTTTGCCGGCGTATGAGCCTGTTCCTGCTTCAATCGGGCTGTTTCCCAGGTCGAAGCCTGCCACGGCAAGGCCACCCCGTTCCCCTGCAACGATGGTGTTCTCGGATTTCAGGTCCAGCGATTCTTCGATGCTCCCGGAGAAAAGCAGTCGGTCTGCGTGGTGTTCCAGAAAGACGGTGGCGGTGGTGGTGGCACGCAGCACATCCACCACGATCACGGTGTCCGGGTATTCACCGTGGGGCAGCAGATCTACACGCAGGCGCATGCAGCCTCCGTGAGTGCTTTGAAGTTCCTGCCAATGCCACTGGGATTGAAGACGGCACTTCCGGCCACCAGGATGTTGGCCCCGGAGCGGACCACGCTTTCAACGGTCTGCAGGTTCACCCCTCCATCCACTTCCAGGTGGCATTCGGGGTTCACCTCATCCAGCCAGCCTCTGAGGATTCTGATGCGTTCCAGAGAGGCAGGAATGAACTTCTGACCTCCAAAACCAGGGTTGACGGTCATGATCAGGGCGAGGTCCAGATCGGGAAGCACTGGTCGGATCATTTCGAGGGAGGTGCCAGGATTGAGGGCGACACCTGCCTGAGCCCCAAGTTCCTTGATCAGGTGCACAGTGCGGTGCAAATGTACGGTGGCCTCGGCGTGCACGGTGATGTTCTGGGCTCCGGCCTGCACAAAATCCTGGATGTAACGTTCAGGGCGGTCAATCATCAGGTGCACGTCCCGGTACAGGTTGCAAGAGCGTTTCACGGCCTCGACGATGAGAGGCCCGATGGTGATGTTGGGGACGAACTGGCCATCCATCACATCGATGTGCACCCACGACGCGCCTGCCGCTTCAGCTTCCTGAAGGTCCTGGCCGAGCCGTGAGAAATCCGCAGAGAGGATGCTTGGTGCAATCTGAAGTTTGGTCACCTTCTCATTTTAAAGGTCTTTTCTGAAAAACGCACACAACTCACCTGAAACCACGCTGCTTGTGTGGGGACTTCACATGCCGTTTGCGCTGCCAGAAGCCCCAGCTGAAGTCTGGATAAAGGTGCATGAGAAATTCTGAGCAACAAAAAAGGAGGCCGAAGCCTCCCATGAACACATTCTGGGTCAGACAAGCAGACCAGAACGCTCCAGCAGGGCGTTGGGGTCGGGGTCGCGCCCCATGAAGTCCCGGAACAGCTTGGCCGGATCTTCACTGGCCCCTCTGGAAAGGATTTTGTCCAGGAAGTCCTGTCCGGTGGCACGGTTGAAAATGCCCTCGTTGCGGAAACGGCTGAAGGCGTCTGCGTCGAGCACCTCGGCCCACTTGTAGGAGTAGTAGCCAGCACCATAACCCACAGGGGAGGCGAACAGGTGGCTGAAGGAGGTGATCATCTTGAATTCCGGACCGGGCTGCACGGGCATGAACTGGCCAAGCAGGTTGCGGCTGTAGTCCAGCACGCTGCCGTCCTGATCGGGTTGATACTGCATGTGCAGCATCAGGTCGGTGGTGCCAAAGGAAAGCTGGCGCATGGCGACATTGGCAGCGCGAAAGTTGCGGGCAGCCACCATCTTTTCGAAGAGGTCTTCAGGGATGGTCTCTCCGGTCTGGTGGTGGTGGGCAAAGAGGTCCAGGGCTTCCCTTTCCCAGGCCCAGTTCTCCATGATCTGGGAGGGGAGCTCCACGAAGTCCCAGGCCACGTTGGTGCCTGCAAGGCTCTTCACTTCCACGTGACTGAGGGCGTGGTGGATCAGATGGCCCCACTCGTGGAAGATGGTTTCCACGTCGCTGTGGGTCAAGAGTGCAGGCTGATCTCCAACGGCAGGGGTCAGGTTGCCGCACATCAGGCACAGGTGGGGCTCGAATGCACCATCGCGGTCACCGGTCATGAAGCTGTTCATCCAGGCTCCGCTGCGTTTGGTTTCACGGGGGAACCAGTCGGCAAAGAAACGGGCAAGCTTCTGGCCCTCTTCGTTGAAGATTTCGTAGGTTTTCACTTCGGGGTGCCAGACCTGCACGCCCGAGACTTCCTTGATGGTCACGCCATACACACGGCGGGTGATTTCAAAGAGGCCTTCCATCACTTTGTCTACCGCGAAGTAGGGCTTGAGGGCCTCCTCGTCGAAGTCATAGTTGGCTTTGCGCAGTTTCTCAGAGTAATAGCTGACATCCCAGGGCTGAAGCTCAGGGGCAGTCTCGCCTTCGAGGGCACGGCGGTACTCCAGCAGTTCAGCGTTTTCACGCTGGAAGACAGGACGGATCTTGTCGGCCATTTCCTGCTCGAATTGCAGGGCGCGGTCCCCGTTTTTGGCCATGCGGTCCTCGAGAACCAGGTCTGCAAAGTTCTTGTAGCCCAGCAGCTGTGCTTTCTCCTTGCGGAGGGCCAGAATCTCGTTGATGAGGGGTTCATTGTTGTAAGGCTCGTTGCTGCCGCGCTGGTTGAAGGCCAGGTACATGGTCTTGCGGATCTCGGCATCGTCCAGATAGAACATCACGGGCAGGTAACTGGGTTGTGCTAGGGTGAATCGCCAGCCTTCTTTGCCTTTGGATTCAGCACTCTGTCTGGCAGCAGCACGGGCACTTTCAGGGAGACCGGCAAGTTTGCTCTCATCTTCGATGATGAGTTCAAACTCGGCGGTGGAATCCACCACGTTCTGGCTGTATTTGGTGGTGATTTCCGAGAGGCGCATGTTGATCTCTTCGAGGCGTTGTTTTTTGTCTGCAGGAAGGTCGGCGCCACTTCTGCGGAACTCATCCAGGGCAAGTTCCAGCAGGCGGCGCTTGGCTCCGGTCAGGGACTGGCCCTCTGCAGAAGCCGCGAAATCCTTGAGGCCCTGATAGAGTTCCTGGGACAGGCTGACCCGGGTGTAGAAAGCCGTGATTTTGGGCTGCACGGCTTGCAGCACTGCACGGATCTCGGGGCTGGTCACCACCGAGTTGAGGTGGGTCAAGAGGCCGTAAACCCGGTACAGCCCCTCGCCCAGACGGTCGTAGGCTTTCAGCGTGTTGTTGACGGTGCGTTCACCCTCAATGTGGATCAGGGCTTGCAGCTCCTGCTCTGCTTTTTCAAGCAGAAGGTCAACAGCGGGTTCGAAATGCTCGGGTTTGATGTCCTCAAAGGGCATGTCAAACCCGAGACTCAGCAAGGGGTTGTCGCTCATGGCGAAAGTATAACCCGTGTTCAAAAATTTTCTCTAGTGGTTTTTGCTTATTTTCTGGCGGGTTCTTTCTGATTCTGGATGGTTTTTGAAACTTTCTGTCTACTTGACGCGCACCCCAGTTTCAAAAGCTGACTTTGACCATCCCAGGGGAAGCGCAAAGTTCTGCTGTGCAATTGCAGTGGAGCAATCAGCCCTCAGCGGTCAGCCATCAGCTAAAAAGCTTTTGATGCTTTTTCAGCAGATCAATGAAAGGTCCAAGCTGTGCCAGAGGGTCAACCCTCTGTTTTGTCTGCTGAAGTCAATGCACACAGGTGTTTGGGTGCTGACCGCTGAGGGCTGACGGCTGACAGCTTTCCCAGGCTACACTGCACCTTCAGCACCTCTGTGCTGATCCTGTTGCTGTCTGTAAAGCAGCATGGCGTCTCCCAGACTGTAGAAACGGTACCGCTCCTGAATGGCCGTCTGGTAGGCATGGGCAATGGTTTCTTCCCCTGCAAAAGCACCGACCAGCAGAAGCAAAGTCGAGTGTGGCAGGTGGAAGTTGGTGATGAGCAGGTCTGGCACCTGAAAGGCATAAGGGGGGTGAATGAAGATGCGGGTCTCCCCTTCTCCAGCCTGCACCTGTCCATTCTGGGCAGCACTTTCAAGTGCCCTGACCGTGGTGGTCCCGACAGCAATCACCCTGCGACCTTCCTGTTTTGCCCTGTTGATGGCAGAAGCGGTTTCTTCGGAAATGGAAAACTGCTCTTCGTGCATCACATGCTCGGTGATGCTGCCCGAGATGGGTTTGAAGGTGCCTGCCCCGACATGCAGGGTCAGGTGATGGCGCTCCACCCCGAGTGCATCAATCTGGGCCAGCAGTTCTGGAGTGAAATGCAGTCCAGCTGTTGGAGCCGCAACACTCCCTTCTGTTTTCGCGTATACCGTCTGGTAGCGTTCGCCAATGGTGGACTTCTGGATGTAGGGAGGGAGAGGCAGGGTCCCGAGTTCGGTCAGTCTGGGTTTGATGTCCTCATTGAAGGTCAGCAGGCGGGCACCATCCTCCAGCACCCCGGTCACCTCGGCCTGGATGTCCCCAGTTCCGAAAAAGAGGGTGCCTGTGGCTTTGCGGGCAGGCTTGAGGTAGGCGCTCCACACCTTGTGTTCTCTTTCGCGCAGCAGCAGGACCTCAATGGTCCCTCCGGTGGCTTTCTTCGCAAAAAGTCGGGCAGGAATGACCCGGGATTCATTGAAGACCATCACATCCCCGGGCTTCAGGTATTCCAGCAGGTCCCGGAAGATGCGGTGCTCCAGCGTACCGTCCGGTCTGGTCACCATCAGTCTGCTGTGGTCGCGGGGTTCCACCCCGGTCTGGGCGATGAGGTCTTCTGGCAGCTCAAAATCCAGCATGTTCACTGTGTTTCTCCATGACTGTGTTTTTTCATGAATGAGCGCAGTGTTGCCCCGGCACTCTGCTTCAGGAGCAGATGGGAACACTGCGCGTGTCAGAAAAGGGGCTTAAACCTGGGTGGCAGGGCTGTTCTTGCTGCCCTTGATGGGCATCAGGCCGTGATCAATGTCCACCAGGTGGGTGAACTTGTCCACACAGTCAATCAGTTTCTGGGCGGTGGTTTCCTTGAAGGCAATCACTTCCACGCGCTTGCCACGCTCCATGAAGACCTCAAGCACATCGGCAAAATCGCCGTCTCCGCTGCCCAGCACGATCACATCCAGGCTGTCGATCAGGCGCATCATGTCCGCCACGATGCCCATGTCCCAGTTGCCTTCCCAGATGACCTTGCCCTGCTCGGTGGTGTGGTGGTACTGCAGGGTCATGCGCCGCACCTTGTAGCCCAAGGTGCTGAGCTTGTAGATGAAAGGCCATGCGCTGGTGTCCCCCTCTTTTTCCACCACGTAACTGATGGCCCGCACCAGATGGCGGCCCTGCAAAGCATACTCCAGGACCCGTTCAAAATTCACGGTCCTTTCGTAGTAGTCGCGCGCGGAGTGGTACAGGTTCTGGGTGTCGATAAAAACGCCAACTCTCGGTTTGTCGGTGATGAACATTGTGCACCTCTAAAAATCACACGGCAGATGCCGCGTATAGCATAATATACCTTTAAGGATCTTCACGTATGGACAGGTGATGAAGAAGCCCTTACGATCAGAAAACAGCCCTTAAAGACGGACCTGCGGGAGGACCATGGAGCAAAGCGTTTACACGATTCTGCTGGTGAGTCCCAAAGCACCTCCCCGGTGGTCCGCAGCAGGCGTAAACCTGATCTGGCAGACCTCACTGGATGAGGTTCCTTCTGAAAAAATCCACCTGCTGCTGCTCGATGTGGAACACTTTCCCCATCTGCTTCATCAGGCCCGTTCAGTTTTCCCGCTGTGTCCCACCATAACGCTGGGAAGCAGTCTGACACAAGCGAGTTGTTTAAGCTTGGAGCTGCCCCTGCCTGATTTTGAGGGCTTTACCCCGGCACTCTACCAGAGGCTGCTGGTCCTGTACCAGGAGCATCTGGAGCTGACCGAACGCATCAATGAGGAACTGAATGCCCTGAACTTGCAACTCCTGCAAAACGGCACCGGGGATTTTTACGTGCACCTGCTGGAAAGCGCTGTGCGCCTGGTGCCCGGAGCGCAGGCGGGGGCCCTGATTGGACTGGACCCGGATGGGCAGTACAGTTTCAAGGCCACCCTGGGGTACGACTTTGCCGGGCTTTCCCGCATCCGGTTCACCCCACAGCAGATCATCGGCACTGAAAACGAACTTCCCAGAACCAGCAACCTGCTGAAGTTCAGGGAATTCAACCGTGGAAAGCTGGACCCGGAGACCGAAAAAATCCTGCGGGAATCGGGCCGGATCGATGAAATCCAGGTCAGCCTCTCCACGCAGGTCAGGGTCAAAGACCGTCTGGCTGCAGTGCTGAACCTGGAAAACTTCGACTCTGAAGATGCCTTTACCCCGGATGCCATCCGCATTGCAGAGTCCTTTGCCGACCGTGCAGCCCTGCTGGTGCAGCGTTACATGCTGGAATGGCAGGTTCAGGAACGGGCCCACCGATACAAGCTGCTCAGCGAGCTCTCTGCCCACATCGAAACCATGAACACCCCCCATGAGGTGGCAGAAACCGCGCTTGGGACGCTGATGCAGCTCTCGCAGTATGAACTTTTTGTTTATTACGAACGACTGGCCCACGGCTGGCAGTTGCAGGCATTTCGGCACTCGGTGCCTCTCCCTTTTGATCCTTCCCTTTTGATGAACCTCAACCTGCATGATTTTGACCGCCTTCCCCGTTCGGTGACCTCCAGGGAGGTGCTGGACATTCCTGATTTTCAGAATGTGATCGATCCCAGTCCAGATCTGCTGCAGTTGGGCCTGAAAAGCACACTGCTTGCTCCTGTTCAGGTGCAGGGTCGGGTGATGGGTGTGATGGTGCTGTGCACATTTTCAGGGCATCGGGAAGCCAAATCCAGCGAGATTCAGGTGGTGAAGTTCATTCTGGGCCGGTTGCAGAATGCTTTTGAACGCCGCACCTATCTGGAACAGGTGGAGTCCACCCGCGAAGCCACCCTGCGTACGCTGGGTCTGGCTCTGGAGTACCGGGACTTTGAAACCAGAGGCCACACCGACCGGGTGGTGGACCTGTGCGAGCGTTTTGCCCTGCGCCTTGGTCTGCCCGAAGAGGAACGCACCGAGTTGCGCTGGGGAGCCTACTTGCACGATGTCGGTAAAATTGGCATTCCCGACGCCATTCTGCTGAAACCTGGAAAACTCACCCCTGAAGAGCGCCTCAAAATCCAGGAGCACACCCTGATTGGAGCTGAAATCTGCATGCAGATGCCTCTGCTGCCAGACCTGACCCGTGCCGTGGTGCGCAGCCACCATGAATGGTGGGATGGCTCTGGCTACCCCGACAATCTGCTGGCAGAGCAGACCTCACTGCTGGCTCGCATCTTCACCATTGTGGATGTGTTTGATGCCCTGACCACCGAGAGGCCCTACAAAAACGCCTGGCCCATTCCGAACACCCTGGTCCACATGGAAAAGCTCTCGGGCAAGCAATTTGATCCTGCCCTCCTTCCAGTGTTCATCGACCTGATCTGTGACCTGTATGGAGTGAGCCGGGTGCCCTGAACATCCACAAAATGTTGAGTGAGACCCTGAAAAAGGCGCATTTTCTCATGAAAGGGTGTCTGTTTTTAAACTTCTCAATTTCCTTTCACCTGCTTTTTGACGCGGTCTGGCATATCAGAAATTGGAGGTGAAACATGAATCGTTCATTGCTGATGCTCAGTCTCTGTATGATCTGTGCAGCCCAGGCTGCACCCAGGGTTTCCGCTCCAGTCACTGCCCAGAAGCCCAGCACCCAGTGTGCCACCCAGGTGTCTCAGAAAACGGTGGGGCTCTCAAACATCCCGTTCAGCGGACTCAAACGTTTGAGCACCTTGCAAGGCCCTCAGGTTGTGCCAGCCTCAGCTTTGTGCAATGCCAACACAAAACGTCAGGCTGTGGTGTTTCACAGGTTCCTTCCTCTGGATGATGTCCTGAAGGCCCTGAAGCCAGGAGTGAATCCTCTGCTGGCAGTTCCAAAAAACCATCAGAAAAACGATTGAGGGTCTGCCCTTTTGTGCTCCAGTCTCAGGACTGGGGTTTTGTTGTGTGGAGATGGCAAAAGTCACTCGAATTGGTGTTGATTTTGTTCGTGAAATTTTTATTTTTTAAACATCCTGTGCAGAAAAACGGGGCATGTTGCCCCGTTCAATGGATTCTGGATCTGGTCTACGATCAACCTGTATTGCGCACACCTGCAGCAATGCCCTGAATGGACAGCAGCAAAGAGCGTTCCAGTGGGCTTCCTTCCATGCTTTCGGGTGGCAGGGTGCGGAACCGTTTCAGCAGCTCAACCTGCAGGCGGTGGATGGGTTCAATGTAGGGGTTGCGCAACTGGATGGATTTTCTGAGGTTGGGTTCATTGTCCAGCACCTCTCCCTGCACCACCTGTTTGACCAGATCCACGGCTTCCTGATAGGCCTGCTGGATTTTCTGTCCAAGTTCAGGAAGATGGGGCGCCAGGGACAGGTAGGCGCGAAACACCTGCATGTCGGACTTGGCAAGGCTCATCTGGGCGTTGTCCAGCACGCTGCGGAAGAAGGGCCAGTTTTTGTACATGTCGCGGGCCACATCCAGGTCCATGGCTTTCAGGCCTTCCAGCAGGCCATACCATCCGGGAACGTTGGCGCGGTTCTGGGTCCAGGCCATCACCCAGGGAATGGCACGCAGGTTGTGCAGGGTGGCCGGACCGGGACGGCGCACCGGTCGGGACGCGATGTTCAGACGGGCAATTTCACGGATGGGCGTGACCAGTTCGAAAAACTCAAGGAAGTCAGGGTGTTCGACCAGTTCACGGTAGGTTTTCTGGCTGACTTTGGAGGCCGCACGCATGGCCTCCACCCAGCTTTCAGGCAGGTCGGTGACGGGTTTGGCCGCAGACAGCAACAGTCCGTACATCCCCTGTTCCAGATTGCGGAAGGCAATCTTGGGGTGGGAGTACTTGTCTGCGAGGGCTTCTCCCTGTTCGGTGATGCGCAGCCCGGTTCCAATGGTTCCAGCAGGTTGCCCCAGAATCGCACGGGCCATTGGGCCTCCTCCGCGTCCGATGGAGGTTCCACGACCATGGAAGAAACGCCAGGGCACGCCAGCTTCACGGCACACATCACTGATCTGGCGCTGGGCTTCGTGGAGGGCCCAGTTGGCGGCCAGGAATCCGGCATCCTTGTTGGAGTCGGAGTAGCCCAGCATGATTTCCTGCACGTCTTCCCCCAGAATTCTGCGGTACTCAGGATTGCTGAGCACTTCTGCCATGATGCCAGGGGCATTGGTGAGGTCTTCCAGGGTCTCGAAAAGGGGCACTGGCAGCACACGCACACCAATTTCCCGGGCAAGGATCAGCACTTCCAGGAAGTCCGAAACGCTCTCGCTCATGGAAACGATGTAGCGGCCAAAGGACTCTTTGCCGTACTTGCCGAGGGCTTCACGAATGGCGCGGAGTGGACCGAGCACACTTTCCAGATCTTCACTGGGATTGGCCTCTGCAGGCAACAGGGGACGGCGGGTCTGCAGCTCCCTGCGCAGCACGT includes the following:
- the rpe gene encoding ribulose-phosphate 3-epimerase — encoded protein: MTKLQIAPSILSADFSRLGQDLQEAEAAGASWVHIDVMDGQFVPNITIGPLIVEAVKRSCNLYRDVHLMIDRPERYIQDFVQAGAQNITVHAEATVHLHRTVHLIKELGAQAGVALNPGTSLEMIRPVLPDLDLALIMTVNPGFGGQKFIPASLERIRILRGWLDEVNPECHLEVDGGVNLQTVESVVRSGANILVAGSAVFNPSGIGRNFKALTEAACACV
- the rnhA gene encoding ribonuclease HI — protein: MTAPVLSCIRPANPPTGEHVYLYCDGACDTQAGHGGWACILKYGNKEMELKGHSSETTNNRMELTALLEGLRVLKRPCVVMVVTDSQYLRNAFTQKWVLNWQRNGWKTASKEPVKNQDLWEELIALAKVHDLKFVWVKGHSGHEYNERVDKLAVEERLKLRVK
- a CDS encoding HD domain-containing phosphohydrolase: MEQSVYTILLVSPKAPPRWSAAGVNLIWQTSLDEVPSEKIHLLLLDVEHFPHLLHQARSVFPLCPTITLGSSLTQASCLSLELPLPDFEGFTPALYQRLLVLYQEHLELTERINEELNALNLQLLQNGTGDFYVHLLESAVRLVPGAQAGALIGLDPDGQYSFKATLGYDFAGLSRIRFTPQQIIGTENELPRTSNLLKFREFNRGKLDPETEKILRESGRIDEIQVSLSTQVRVKDRLAAVLNLENFDSEDAFTPDAIRIAESFADRAALLVQRYMLEWQVQERAHRYKLLSELSAHIETMNTPHEVAETALGTLMQLSQYELFVYYERLAHGWQLQAFRHSVPLPFDPSLLMNLNLHDFDRLPRSVTSREVLDIPDFQNVIDPSPDLLQLGLKSTLLAPVQVQGRVMGVMVLCTFSGHREAKSSEIQVVKFILGRLQNAFERRTYLEQVESTREATLRTLGLALEYRDFETRGHTDRVVDLCERFALRLGLPEEERTELRWGAYLHDVGKIGIPDAILLKPGKLTPEERLKIQEHTLIGAEICMQMPLLPDLTRAVVRSHHEWWDGSGYPDNLLAEQTSLLARIFTIVDVFDALTTERPYKNAWPIPNTLVHMEKLSGKQFDPALLPVFIDLICDLYGVSRVP
- a CDS encoding HU family DNA-binding protein; translated protein: MAEKIAKTQLIDIIASKTKLSKKDAGEAISVALDAIVESLKEGKSVGLPGLGTLSVTNTKERQGVRPGTKERITIPSGKKIRFKVATTLKDEL
- a CDS encoding M3 family metallopeptidase encodes the protein MSDNPLLSLGFDMPFEDIKPEHFEPAVDLLLEKAEQELQALIHIEGERTVNNTLKAYDRLGEGLYRVYGLLTHLNSVVTSPEIRAVLQAVQPKITAFYTRVSLSQELYQGLKDFAASAEGQSLTGAKRRLLELALDEFRRSGADLPADKKQRLEEINMRLSEITTKYSQNVVDSTAEFELIIEDESKLAGLPESARAAARQSAESKGKEGWRFTLAQPSYLPVMFYLDDAEIRKTMYLAFNQRGSNEPYNNEPLINEILALRKEKAQLLGYKNFADLVLEDRMAKNGDRALQFEQEMADKIRPVFQRENAELLEYRRALEGETAPELQPWDVSYYSEKLRKANYDFDEEALKPYFAVDKVMEGLFEITRRVYGVTIKEVSGVQVWHPEVKTYEIFNEEGQKLARFFADWFPRETKRSGAWMNSFMTGDRDGAFEPHLCLMCGNLTPAVGDQPALLTHSDVETIFHEWGHLIHHALSHVEVKSLAGTNVAWDFVELPSQIMENWAWEREALDLFAHHHQTGETIPEDLFEKMVAARNFRAANVAMRQLSFGTTDLMLHMQYQPDQDGSVLDYSRNLLGQFMPVQPGPEFKMITSFSHLFASPVGYGAGYYSYKWAEVLDADAFSRFRNEGIFNRATGQDFLDKILSRGASEDPAKLFRDFMGRDPDPNALLERSGLLV
- a CDS encoding 2-phosphosulfolactate phosphatase codes for the protein MRLRVDLLPHGEYPDTVIVVDVLRATTTATVFLEHHADRLLFSGSIEESLDLKSENTIVAGERGGLAVAGFDLGNSPIEAGTGSYAGKTVVMNTTNGTYAARVASESAKHVLLGALRNAHAAARKAKSLAVEEIAIVCSGERGRASLDDTYTAGVLCEYLLAMGEFTLNDGARIALTLRRQVGDPIEPLSSSSGGMSLESKGLGEDIRFCARISESTIVPTLQGSTDGQVIFVSG
- a CDS encoding LabA-like NYN domain-containing protein; the encoded protein is MFITDKPRVGVFIDTQNLYHSARDYYERTVNFERVLEYALQGRHLVRAISYVVEKEGDTSAWPFIYKLSTLGYKVRRMTLQYHHTTEQGKVIWEGNWDMGIVADMMRLIDSLDVIVLGSGDGDFADVLEVFMERGKRVEVIAFKETTAQKLIDCVDKFTHLVDIDHGLMPIKGSKNSPATQV
- the queA gene encoding tRNA preQ1(34) S-adenosylmethionine ribosyltransferase-isomerase QueA; the protein is MLDFELPEDLIAQTGVEPRDHSRLMVTRPDGTLEHRIFRDLLEYLKPGDVMVFNESRVIPARLFAKKATGGTIEVLLLREREHKVWSAYLKPARKATGTLFFGTGDIQAEVTGVLEDGARLLTFNEDIKPRLTELGTLPLPPYIQKSTIGERYQTVYAKTEGSVAAPTAGLHFTPELLAQIDALGVERHHLTLHVGAGTFKPISGSITEHVMHEEQFSISEETASAINRAKQEGRRVIAVGTTTVRALESAAQNGQVQAGEGETRIFIHPPYAFQVPDLLITNFHLPHSTLLLLVGAFAGEETIAHAYQTAIQERYRFYSLGDAMLLYRQQQDQHRGAEGAV
- a CDS encoding phosphoenolpyruvate carboxylase, whose protein sequence is MRTINQDVNTLGHALGTVLKEQQGERFFELVEKVRTRSIELRERGEDTSELQGFFKDLNLLDAESLVRAFSMYFQLINLAEEYERVRKIENSEGPHKQSLEKAFVALKEQGMKAEDVIALVEGLHLGLTFTAHPTEMRRRTMRFHLDKIARDIPRLDDVQAQERVTAHVEALWGTLELRHVRPTVRDEVKGGLNYIEVIAAVLPALEEEFRSAFERVYGKQVKLRLPYHFYSWMGGDRDGNPFVTPEVTRETLALHAARAREMLRAEIREAFSALSHHQTRVEAPRDYNAEEPWREVLQAIHNDESMRGDEVLEHIRHLEKGLEQAFQKRSARVFLQPVITRARTFGTHLVSLDIREHSGKTGVAVAELLTYGGVPNYLDLPEEAKVNVLRRELQTRRPLLPAEANPSEDLESVLGPLRAIREALGKYGKESFGRYIVSMSESVSDFLEVLILAREIGVRVLPVPLFETLEDLTNAPGIMAEVLSNPEYRRILGEDVQEIMLGYSDSNKDAGFLAANWALHEAQRQISDVCREAGVPWRFFHGRGTSIGRGGGPMARAILGQPAGTIGTGLRITEQGEALADKYSHPKIAFRNLEQGMYGLLLSAAKPVTDLPESWVEAMRAASKVSQKTYRELVEHPDFLEFFELVTPIREIARLNIASRPVRRPGPATLHNLRAIPWVMAWTQNRANVPGWYGLLEGLKAMDLDVARDMYKNWPFFRSVLDNAQMSLAKSDMQVFRAYLSLAPHLPELGQKIQQAYQEAVDLVKQVVQGEVLDNEPNLRKSIQLRNPYIEPIHRLQVELLKRFRTLPPESMEGSPLERSLLLSIQGIAAGVRNTG
- a CDS encoding arsenate reductase ArsC translates to MSGSNTTRTQLAEALLKHHAGDRFEVFSAGLEAGTIHPHTRSVLQELGVQMQGQTPKYLRDYLGITFNHLITLTDEGEDAPIFPGVSTRLDWNVAKPQQHASIEDQLNAFRVVRNQLDLMVHNFVMDYDLFKLGVKVEQ